Below is a window of Variovorax sp. TBS-050B DNA.
TCGGCGAGCGGGCGCGAACGGGCCATGGCCATGCGGCGGCCCTCGACGGCCTCGGTGAACGGCAGCAGCGCGACGTCCTGCGGCTTCTCGCTGCGCGCGGCCTGGGCGCACCAGGCGGACCACTCGCGCACGCCTTCGCGCCGCAGCCGCGCCTCGAGCGCCTGCACGGCGAGCGCATCGCCGTTGCCGCCGCTCTTGAGCCATTCGAGCACCTGGTCGCTGCCGGCGTCGTGCGCGCAGGCGCGCAGCGCGCTCATCACGGTGGCGGCAGCGCGCGTGGTGGACAGCTTCCAGCCGGTCTCGTCGTGCGCCGTGACGCCGTGGGCCTGCAGCCGCGCGCCGATGCGGCGGGTGAGCGCACGGTCGGTGGCGATCAGCGCGACCGGCGCACGGCCTTCCGCCAACTGCCGCAGCACGCAGGCGGCGGCGCGCTGCGCCTCGTCCTCGGCGTCGGCGGCCTCGTGCGCGCCAACGCTCATCGCGGACGGTGCCGCCGGCACCAATGAGAGATGGATCGCACGGTCGCCCCAGAGACCGCACAGCGTCTGCGTCAGCGGATCGACCTGGAAGCCTTCGAGCGCGATGAGTGCATCGACCTGCGTGCGAACGCCCTCGCGCAGCAGCACGTCGGTGGCATAGCCCGAATTGGCCGCCCATGCCACGGCCACGCGGATCAGCGCGCTCTCGGTGCGGAACCACTCGGAGGCACTGCCCGCCTCGGCCACGGCGGCTGCACGCTGCGCCCATTCGGTGCCGCGCGCTTCGGGCGGGGCCGCGGCCGCGAGCGGTGCGAGCTGGTAGGCGAGTTCGACCACGCGCCCGGCCAGCGCGAAGCGCTCGGCGGCAAAGCCGGCCTGCGACAGCAGCGCCTGGGCGGTGACGAGGTCGCGCGCCATGTCGAAGGCGATGTCGTAGCCGGTGGGCAGGAAGCCTTCGATGCTGCGCGCCCAGTTGCGCGTGGTCTCGAAGCGCGGCGCGAAACCCGCGTGGCCGCAGCGCGCCCACATGGCATGCGCCACGCCCATCAGTTGCGCATAAGGCACCAGCACCACGGTGCGCGCGGCCTGCAGCCCGCGCTCCGCGACGGCGCGTGCGATGCGCGCGATCACGCCGTCGGCGGGGTCGCACCACAGCGCCTGGACGGGATGGGCTTCGTTGATGTTCATCGCGGGATCTGGAGGGTGGTGTGCGGCGGTGCGCCGAGGGCTTTCGCTATCGGCGCCATAGCATTCCGCCGGGGACCCCGCACCTTGGTTTCTGTCACAATGACCAGCACTTTAGCTGCACCGAAACTCTCCGCGCACAAGGACACATCCATGGCCAGCGACCTGATCAAACACATCTCCGATTCCTCGTTCGAAGCCGACGTGCTCAAGTCCAGCCAGCCGGTGCTGGTCGACTACTGGGCCGAATGGTGCGGTCCCTGCAAGATGATCGCGCCGATCCTCGACGAAGTATCGACCGCCTACGAAGGCAAGCTGCAGATCGCCAAGATGAACGTCGACGAGAACCGCGACATTCCCGCCAAGTTCGGCATCCGCGGCATCCCCACGCTGATGCTGTTCAAGGACGGCCAGCTCGCCGCCACCAAGGTCGGCGCCATGAGCAAGGCACAGCTCACCGCCTTCATCGACCAGCAGCTCGCCTGACGCATTTCGACCGGCCAACGTGCAAGGCGTTGGCCGGGACATTTTTCCTGTCATAATCTCCCGCAGATCACCGGCTCTTTCAGATCCGGTCGAGTTCCCCGGTTTGTGAGGCAGCTCTCGCCTCACATCAAACCTCCCCCCGTTTGTTCGATCGATTGCCCCGCGAGGGGTCATTCCATGCACTTAAACGAACTCAAGGCACTCCACGTGTCTGAAGTCCTCAAGCAAGCCGAGGCGCTTGAGATCGAAAACGTCGGCCGCATGCGCAAGCAGGAGCTGATGTTCGCGATCATCAAGAAGCGCGCCAAGGCCGGCGAGCAGGTCTTCGCCGACGGCGTGCTCGAAATCCTGCCCGACGGCTTCGGCTTCCTGCGCAGCCCCGACACCAGCTTCACGGCCAGCACCGACGACATCTACATCTCGCCGAGCCAGGTGCGTCGCTTCAATCTGCACACCGGCGACATGATCGAAGGCGAGGTGCGCACGCCCAAGGACGGCGAGCGCTACTTCGCGCTGACCAAGCTCGACAAGGTCAACGACGGTCCGCCCGAGCAGAACAAGCACAAGGTGATGTTCGAGAACCTGACGCCGCTGTTCCCCAAGGAGCAGATGAAGCTCGAGCGCGACGGCATCAAGAGCGACGAGAACATCACGGGCCGGATCATCGACATCATCGCCCCCATCGGCAAGGGCCAGCGCGCCCTGCTCGTCGCGCCGCCCAAGAGCGGCAAGACGGTGATGATGCAGCACATCGCCCACGCGATCAGCGCCAACTACCCCGAGGTGCACATGATGGTGCTGCTGGTGGACGAGCGGCCCGAGGAAGTGACCGAGATGCAGCGCACCGTGAAGGGCGAGGTCATCGCCTCGACCTTCGACGAGCCCGCCGCGCGCCACGTGCACGTGGCCGAGATGGTGATCGAGCGCGCCAAGCGCCTGGTCGAGCTCAAGAAGGACGTGGTGATCCTGCTCGACTCGATCACCCGCCTCGCCCGCGCCTACAACAACGTCGTGCCCTCGTCGGGCAAGGTGCTGACCGGCGGTGTCGACTCCAATGCGCTGCAGCGCCCCAAGCGCTTCCTGGGCGCGGCGCGCAACGTCGAAGAAGGCGGCTCGCTGACCATCATCGGCACCGCGCTGATCGACACCGGCAGCCGCATGGACGAAGTGATCTTCGAAGAGTTCAAGGGCACCGGCAACTCCGAAATCCACCTCGACCGCCGCCTGTACGAAAAGCGCGTGTTCCCCTCGATCCAGCTCAACCGCAGCGGCACCCGCCGCGAAGAGCTGCTGCTCGCGCCCGAGATCCTGCAGAAGACCCGCATCCTGCGCCAGCTCATGTACAACATGGACGAGATCGAGTCGATGGAGCTGATGCTCAAGAACATGAAGGCGACGAAGACCAATGTCGAGTTCTTCGACATGATGCGTCGCGGGGGGTGAAGCCCCCCGGCTCTGCGGCCGGTGCCGCAGGGCGCAGCCTGCAAGGAAACCCGCCTCTGGCGGGTTTTCTTTTTTCGGCTCAGGCCACCGGCAGCGCGCGGCCTTCCTCGGCGCTGCGCCGCCCGAGGTCGAGCAATTCCATCAGCGCGACGGCCTGCTCGGGCGGCACCGGGTTCGGCCCGCTGCCGAGGATCGCGTCGCGCACCGCCGCGTAGTAGTCGGTGTAGTTGCCCGCCCGCGTGGGCACGCGGCGCGTGCTCACGGCACCGTCGCCGGCCACGAGCGTGAGTTCTCCGTCGAGCGGATCGACGCCCCACGCCTCGGCCGGCGGCCGCTGCCCGGCGCGCAGCGCGTCTTCCTGCACGTCCACGCCGTGCTTGACGTAGCTGCCGCGGGTGCCGTGGACGATGTAGCGCGGCGCCGCATGCGCCGCGAGCGTGGTCGCGTGCAGCACCACGCGCAGCGGCGCATGGGCGCCCTGCTCGTAGCGCAGCACGGCATGGAAGTAGTCTTCGACCACCGCGCCGTCGCGCAGCACGGCGGTGTCGAGCTGGAGCGTGTCGGGACGGCCGAAAAGCTGCACCGCCTGGTCGACCAGATGCGCCCCCAGGTCGACCCAGAGCCCGGCGCCCGGCACGGCCTGCTCGCGCCAGCGCGCCTTGACTTCGGGGCGGAAGCGGTCGAAATGCGATTCCAGGTACACGGGCCGGCCGAGTTCGCCGCTCGCGAGCAGGTCCTTGAGGGTGAGGAAATCGGCGTCGAAGCGGCGGTTCTGGTAGACGGCGAGCACCCGGCTGTTGCGCTGTGACAACGATGCCAGTTCGCGCGCCTCGGCCACGTCGAGCGTGAACGGCTTGTCGACGACGACGTGCTTGCCGGCTTCGAGCGCCGCCTTCGCGACCGGATGGTGCTGCGCGTTGGGCGTTGCCACCACGACCAGGTCGATGTCGGCGCGGGCGACGAGCGCCGCCGCATCGGGCACCACCGCGGCGTGCGGCCAGTCCGCACGGACCTTGTGCGGCTGCGAACTCGCCACCGCCGCCAGTTCCAGCCCGGGCACGGCCGAGAGCACGGGCGCATGGAAGGTCTGGCCGGCAAAGCCGTAGCCCACGAGGCCGGCGCGCAGGGTTCTGGGGGTCATCGGGAGCATCTTCCGCGCAAAGGGGCCAGTATGCGATAATCGCTGGCTCCGCGAAAAGTGCAGCCGGGCGTCTTGCCCCGCGATCCCGTCGTCTCCCGACGGGACAGGCGTCCATGTTGGCGTCTTGTGGCTCTCGCATCGACCCCAAAGGAAACACCATGGCAAAAGAAGGCATCCACCCGAATTACCGCGAAGTCCTGTTCGTCGACATGTCGAACGGCTTCAAGTTCGTGACCCGTTCGTGCGCGAACACCAAGGAAATGGGCACGACCGACGACGGCCGTGAACTGCCGCTGTTCAAGCTCGACACCACGAGCGAATCGCACCCCTTCTACACCGGCACGCAGAAGTCGGTCGACAACATGGGCGGTCGCGTCGAGAAGTTCCGCAACCGCTTCGGCAAGACCGCCGGCGCTGCTTCCAAGTAAAGCACGCGCTTTCGCGTCGAGGGCAGCCCGGTTTACCGCGCTGCCCTTTTTCTTTCCCAGGACTGCCGTCTTTCTTTAATTTGTGAACCAGCCCACTCCTGCGATCGTTGCCCAGAGCGCCGTGCGCCGGCTGCCACGCGTGGCGCTGCTGCTGTTGTGTGCGGCCTACCTTCTGCCGGGCCTGGTGGGACGCGGCCCCTGGAAGAGCGCAGACATCTCCGCCTTCGGCTACATGGCGGAACTGGCCGCCAGCACCGAAGGCATCGCGCGCTGGTTCGACCCGATGCTGCTCGGCTTGCGGCCCGAGACGCCCGCGCTCATTCCGTACTGGATCGGCGCCTGGGCGATCAAGATCGCACCCGCCTGGGTCCATCCCGACCTCGCGGTGCGCGTCGTCTTCGCGCTGTTGCTCTGGGGCACCTTCACCGCCACCTGGTACGCCGTCTACTACCTCGCCCGCACCGCACGGGCGCAGCCGGTGGCCTTCGCCTTCGGCGGCGAGGCGCGGCCGACCGACTACGCCCGCGCGATCGCCGACGGCGGGCTGCTGGCGCTGATCGCCTGCCTGGGGCTGGCGCAGCTCGGGCACGAGACCACGCCGGCGCTGGCGCAGCTGTATTTCGCCTCGCACCTGTTCTACGGCGTGGCCGCGCTGCCGTACCGCCGCGTCGGCCCGGTGATCGCACTCGTCGTCGGCACCCTCGGCATGACGCTGAGCGGCGGCCCGACGGTCGGGCTCACGCTGGCGGCGGGCAGCGCCCTTTTCATGGCCTACGAGCGCCGCGCCGCGCGCAGGGCGGAACCCACGAGCGCCGACGAAGGCCCCGGCTACACCCGCGGCGCGCTGGCGACCATGGTGGTGGTGGCACTCGCCGCCGCGGCGCTGGCCTTCGGCCTCGGATTGCTGCAGTGGAAGATCCAGTTCCCGGGCGACCATCCCAGCAGCACCTCGGTACTGGGGGACGTGCGCAGCCAGGCCAAGCTGCTGGTGTGGTTCACCTGGCCGGTCTGGCCGCTCGCGATCTGGACGCTGTGGCGCTGGCGCCGCCAGCTCACCGCGCGGCACGTCGCCCTGCCCTTCTGGTTCGCGCTGGTGCCGCTCGCCGCCACCTGGACCACCGACTACTCCGACCGCTCCCTGCTGCTCGCGCTGCCCGCGCTCGCCACGCTGGCGGCCTTCGCGCTGCCCACCTTCCGGCGCAGCG
It encodes the following:
- the trxA gene encoding thioredoxin TrxA; this translates as MASDLIKHISDSSFEADVLKSSQPVLVDYWAEWCGPCKMIAPILDEVSTAYEGKLQIAKMNVDENRDIPAKFGIRGIPTLMLFKDGQLAATKVGAMSKAQLTAFIDQQLA
- the rho gene encoding transcription termination factor Rho; its protein translation is MHLNELKALHVSEVLKQAEALEIENVGRMRKQELMFAIIKKRAKAGEQVFADGVLEILPDGFGFLRSPDTSFTASTDDIYISPSQVRRFNLHTGDMIEGEVRTPKDGERYFALTKLDKVNDGPPEQNKHKVMFENLTPLFPKEQMKLERDGIKSDENITGRIIDIIAPIGKGQRALLVAPPKSGKTVMMQHIAHAISANYPEVHMMVLLVDERPEEVTEMQRTVKGEVIASTFDEPAARHVHVAEMVIERAKRLVELKKDVVILLDSITRLARAYNNVVPSSGKVLTGGVDSNALQRPKRFLGAARNVEEGGSLTIIGTALIDTGSRMDEVIFEEFKGTGNSEIHLDRRLYEKRVFPSIQLNRSGTRREELLLAPEILQKTRILRQLMYNMDEIESMELMLKNMKATKTNVEFFDMMRRGG
- a CDS encoding oxidoreductase, encoding MTPRTLRAGLVGYGFAGQTFHAPVLSAVPGLELAAVASSQPHKVRADWPHAAVVPDAAALVARADIDLVVVATPNAQHHPVAKAALEAGKHVVVDKPFTLDVAEARELASLSQRNSRVLAVYQNRRFDADFLTLKDLLASGELGRPVYLESHFDRFRPEVKARWREQAVPGAGLWVDLGAHLVDQAVQLFGRPDTLQLDTAVLRDGAVVEDYFHAVLRYEQGAHAPLRVVLHATTLAAHAAPRYIVHGTRGSYVKHGVDVQEDALRAGQRPPAEAWGVDPLDGELTLVAGDGAVSTRRVPTRAGNYTDYYAAVRDAILGSGPNPVPPEQAVALMELLDLGRRSAEEGRALPVA
- a CDS encoding type B 50S ribosomal protein L31 gives rise to the protein MAKEGIHPNYREVLFVDMSNGFKFVTRSCANTKEMGTTDDGRELPLFKLDTTSESHPFYTGTQKSVDNMGGRVEKFRNRFGKTAGAASK